A genomic stretch from Xenopus laevis strain J_2021 chromosome 6S, Xenopus_laevis_v10.1, whole genome shotgun sequence includes:
- the LOC121395216 gene encoding GDP-L-fucose synthase-like isoform X1, with product MVGVLFRNMKYNLDFLRNNLHINDNVLHSAYEMGVQKVVSCLSTCIFPDKTTYPIDETMIHNGPPHTSNFGYSYAKRMIDVQNRAYYEQHGCKFTSVIPTNVFGPHDNFNIDDGHVLPGLIHKVYSAKQNGTALSIWGTGQPRRQFIYSLDLARLFIWVLREYNEVDPIILSVGEEDEVSIKEAAESIVAAMEFKGELIFNSTKSDGQFKKTASNHKLRKYLPDFQFTPLKRCRKPVTGLTVTMPRPESEEMAVCTDKVLDVRAPGEGERCP from the exons AGAAACAACCTGCACATCAATGACAATGTCCTGCATTCTGCCTACGAAATGGGGGTCCAGAAGGTGGTGTCGTGCCTTTCTACCTGCATCTTCCCAGACAAGACCACCTATCCTATCGATGAGACCATG ATCCACAACGGGCCCCCCCACACCTCTAACTTTGGCTATTCCTATGCAAAGAGAATGATCGATGTGCAGAACAG AGCTTACTATGAACAGCACGGCTGTAAGTTCACCTCCGTCATTCCCACCAACGTCTTCGGCCCACACGATAATTTCAATATTGACGATGGGCACGTCCTGCCGGGGCTCATCCACAAAGTCTACTCGGCCAAGC AGAATGGCACTGCTCTCTCTATCTGGGGCACGGGGCAACCACGGAGACAGTTCATCTATTCACTG GATCTTGCAAGGCTTTTCATTTGGGTGCTGAGGGAGTACAATGAGGTTGACCCCATTATTCTTTCTG TTGGAGAGGAGGATGAGGTGTCCATCAAGGAAGCAGCCGAGAGCATCGTAGCAGCCATGGAGTTTAAGGGAGAGCTGATT TTCAACAGCACAAAGTCTGATGGGCAGTTCAAGAAGACTGCGAGTAACCACAAGCTCAGGAAATACCTGCCGGACTTTCAGTTCACCCCCTTAAAG CGGTGCAGGAAACCTGTAACTGGTTTAACAGTAACTATGCCCAGGCCAGAAAGTGAAGAGATGGCAGTTTGCACAGACAAAGTGCTTGATGTTCGGGCCCCTGGCGAGGGAGAGCGGTGCCCGTGA
- the LOC121395216 gene encoding GDP-L-fucose synthase-like isoform X2 produces the protein MGVQKVVSCLSTCIFPDKTTYPIDETMIHNGPPHTSNFGYSYAKRMIDVQNRAYYEQHGCKFTSVIPTNVFGPHDNFNIDDGHVLPGLIHKVYSAKQNGTALSIWGTGQPRRQFIYSLDLARLFIWVLREYNEVDPIILSVGEEDEVSIKEAAESIVAAMEFKGELIFNSTKSDGQFKKTASNHKLRKYLPDFQFTPLKRCRKPVTGLTVTMPRPESEEMAVCTDKVLDVRAPGEGERCP, from the exons ATGGGGGTCCAGAAGGTGGTGTCGTGCCTTTCTACCTGCATCTTCCCAGACAAGACCACCTATCCTATCGATGAGACCATG ATCCACAACGGGCCCCCCCACACCTCTAACTTTGGCTATTCCTATGCAAAGAGAATGATCGATGTGCAGAACAG AGCTTACTATGAACAGCACGGCTGTAAGTTCACCTCCGTCATTCCCACCAACGTCTTCGGCCCACACGATAATTTCAATATTGACGATGGGCACGTCCTGCCGGGGCTCATCCACAAAGTCTACTCGGCCAAGC AGAATGGCACTGCTCTCTCTATCTGGGGCACGGGGCAACCACGGAGACAGTTCATCTATTCACTG GATCTTGCAAGGCTTTTCATTTGGGTGCTGAGGGAGTACAATGAGGTTGACCCCATTATTCTTTCTG TTGGAGAGGAGGATGAGGTGTCCATCAAGGAAGCAGCCGAGAGCATCGTAGCAGCCATGGAGTTTAAGGGAGAGCTGATT TTCAACAGCACAAAGTCTGATGGGCAGTTCAAGAAGACTGCGAGTAACCACAAGCTCAGGAAATACCTGCCGGACTTTCAGTTCACCCCCTTAAAG CGGTGCAGGAAACCTGTAACTGGTTTAACAGTAACTATGCCCAGGCCAGAAAGTGAAGAGATGGCAGTTTGCACAGACAAAGTGCTTGATGTTCGGGCCCCTGGCGAGGGAGAGCGGTGCCCGTGA